In a single window of the Paenibacillus sp. MMS20-IR301 genome:
- a CDS encoding GNAT family N-acetyltransferase — protein MLDTQEIVIEEYVPDKHAKSIAEMWNRSYESWGGDNSYRTEQSVLSEHQNSSHLKVFLAVTGGEVIGYCSFSHYREDTGALYIPLLNVRPDYHGRKVGKMLVRRAVEETIQLGWPRLDLYTWPGNVKAVPTYKKSGFFWEKRDETTHLMNFIPSVLQTAAVKPYFEKIDWYNDSTRKIVVQPDGRKEDGFDYFTYEWVKDDLQLTMEYERTGRGLRLIETEDYLISAAIPVQHQLPFGQSYPVVYRAVNKSGRPLSLQITGTGNPQISFELNESCEVTSETVIEGSFFVQPAEEEQNAFRTHPVVEAELLINGLPAVFKLGIEPKYPVKVKLALPDRTLFAGEKLELDVTVENEYSTDTVFALELSSDAVLEFEQPAVQLLVPAKGRKTLSIAAKLLDYGIWHHQADIRKVLDGAESAVLQQNLSLVFPGALAAFGGNMDKEWIISSGKHTAYLNKSTNTITLVSGRKKAISLPYPKAGLPYSNAFSKQTALDVQQYKEHGAMVLEAKYNITGREGLQLTMVIKLQGSGLFSRHFKLHNGLETAQEAELVLMESFQFPLSGAVLPYNGEYMDLSRGAEAGVPDYWTVDKFTENWMFTAHKEHAIGLTWPAGLALIQDSWQHAVEHQLGRIPAGSTVVTEPLRLALGTWSKWQDFRDYALLQGSTQEQKLSQPLTVSLNAGNPFVSGELEARLLEQKNSFLDGEIHAVSLAGSIAERFINVDSEDRLAEISIPLTRSANPEADIISLRLDMDVYELAVPFLIFPVAGQPVLQQKLQVEQAEVLSADNGVLQIQASSDFSAGLFSLKHHGHEWLDSSFPQPVAKSWWNPWIGGLGSFPEDTSPRGLLEEPRAAAFAELRDNKGNLWSGLRVSVTFEHNPKFKGLTLHQYYLLLPGVPVLVSVVQAELNAGAPMYDLKLETSGFYHAAEVLTDSRAYITNSSGDELVYKAGKVQLGVKSHNGLIQYGSKERKERLTVLTQPDLSGTALMANTHAILSYAIEPLQLKDGRSLFGKPQFFILSELKVPEQAYGDLLTIRF, from the coding sequence ATGCTGGATACACAGGAAATTGTAATTGAAGAATACGTTCCGGACAAGCACGCGAAATCGATTGCCGAGATGTGGAACCGCAGCTACGAGAGCTGGGGCGGGGACAACTCATACCGCACGGAGCAGAGTGTGCTAAGTGAACATCAGAACAGCAGTCATCTCAAGGTGTTTCTCGCTGTGACAGGCGGTGAAGTGATCGGGTATTGCAGCTTTTCCCATTACCGGGAAGATACCGGCGCGCTCTATATACCGCTGCTGAATGTACGGCCTGATTATCACGGACGCAAGGTCGGCAAAATGCTGGTAAGACGCGCTGTTGAAGAGACGATTCAGCTTGGCTGGCCGCGCCTCGATCTATACACCTGGCCGGGAAATGTCAAAGCGGTTCCGACTTATAAGAAAAGCGGATTTTTCTGGGAAAAACGCGACGAAACGACCCATCTGATGAACTTTATCCCGTCAGTGCTGCAGACCGCTGCGGTTAAGCCTTATTTCGAGAAGATTGACTGGTATAACGACAGCACCCGGAAGATTGTGGTCCAGCCGGACGGGCGGAAGGAAGACGGGTTCGATTATTTTACATATGAATGGGTCAAGGATGACCTGCAGCTGACTATGGAATATGAGCGGACCGGCCGCGGGCTGCGCCTGATTGAAACGGAGGATTATCTGATCTCGGCCGCAATTCCGGTGCAGCATCAGCTGCCGTTCGGGCAGAGCTATCCTGTTGTTTATAGAGCTGTTAATAAAAGCGGACGCCCCTTGTCGCTGCAAATTACCGGAACCGGCAATCCGCAAATCAGCTTTGAACTGAATGAGAGCTGTGAGGTTACTTCCGAGACTGTAATCGAAGGCAGCTTCTTCGTCCAGCCGGCTGAAGAGGAGCAGAATGCGTTCCGTACACATCCGGTGGTGGAGGCTGAGCTGCTGATTAACGGCCTGCCTGCTGTATTCAAGCTGGGAATTGAGCCGAAATACCCGGTGAAGGTGAAGCTTGCGCTGCCGGACCGGACACTGTTTGCGGGTGAGAAGCTTGAGCTGGATGTTACGGTGGAGAATGAATACAGCACTGATACTGTGTTTGCATTAGAGCTGTCTTCGGATGCTGTGCTGGAATTTGAACAGCCTGCTGTGCAGCTGCTGGTTCCGGCCAAGGGCCGCAAGACTCTCTCAATAGCAGCCAAGCTGCTGGACTATGGGATTTGGCATCATCAGGCGGATATCCGCAAAGTGCTGGACGGTGCAGAATCTGCAGTTCTTCAGCAGAACTTAAGTCTGGTCTTCCCGGGCGCACTTGCGGCCTTCGGCGGTAATATGGATAAGGAATGGATCATCAGCAGCGGTAAGCATACAGCTTATCTGAATAAATCCACGAATACAATTACGCTTGTAAGCGGCCGGAAAAAAGCAATCAGCCTCCCGTACCCCAAGGCAGGCCTGCCGTATTCGAACGCATTCAGCAAACAGACGGCACTTGATGTGCAGCAGTATAAAGAGCATGGGGCCATGGTGCTTGAAGCTAAATATAATATCACCGGCAGAGAAGGACTTCAGCTGACGATGGTAATCAAGCTGCAGGGCAGCGGCCTGTTCAGCCGGCATTTCAAGCTGCATAACGGGCTGGAAACAGCGCAGGAAGCGGAACTGGTCCTCATGGAAAGCTTCCAATTCCCTCTGTCCGGGGCGGTTCTCCCTTATAACGGGGAGTACATGGATTTAAGCAGAGGGGCTGAGGCCGGAGTTCCGGATTACTGGACGGTGGATAAATTTACGGAGAACTGGATGTTTACAGCACACAAGGAACACGCTATCGGATTAACCTGGCCCGCCGGATTAGCCTTGATTCAGGATTCGTGGCAGCATGCCGTAGAGCATCAGCTTGGCAGAATTCCAGCCGGAAGCACCGTAGTGACAGAGCCGCTGCGGCTTGCGCTCGGGACCTGGAGTAAATGGCAGGACTTCCGTGACTATGCGCTGCTTCAGGGCAGCACGCAGGAGCAGAAGCTGTCGCAGCCGCTGACAGTCAGCCTGAATGCCGGCAATCCGTTTGTCAGCGGAGAACTGGAAGCCCGGCTGCTGGAGCAGAAGAACAGCTTCCTGGACGGGGAGATTCATGCGGTATCCCTGGCTGGCAGTATAGCGGAACGGTTCATTAACGTGGATAGCGAAGACAGATTAGCAGAGATCAGTATCCCGTTGACGCGTTCCGCGAATCCGGAAGCCGATATAATCAGCCTTCGCCTGGACATGGATGTATATGAGCTGGCTGTACCGTTCCTGATCTTTCCGGTTGCAGGGCAGCCGGTTCTGCAGCAGAAGCTGCAAGTGGAGCAGGCTGAAGTATTATCGGCAGATAATGGAGTCCTGCAGATCCAGGCGAGCAGTGATTTCTCGGCAGGACTGTTCTCCCTGAAGCATCACGGCCATGAGTGGCTGGACTCCTCCTTCCCGCAGCCGGTAGCCAAATCCTGGTGGAATCCGTGGATCGGCGGACTCGGGTCCTTCCCTGAAGATACTTCTCCGCGCGGTCTGCTGGAGGAGCCGCGGGCAGCTGCTTTTGCCGAATTACGGGACAATAAAGGGAATCTGTGGTCAGGCTTACGGGTGAGTGTAACCTTCGAGCATAATCCCAAGTTCAAGGGACTGACCCTGCATCAATATTACCTGCTGCTCCCTGGTGTGCCTGTGCTGGTCTCTGTTGTTCAGGCCGAACTGAACGCCGGAGCGCCGATGTATGATCTGAAGCTGGAGACCTCGGGTTTCTACCATGCAGCAGAAGTGCTCACAGACAGCCGGGCGTACATCACTAACAGCAGCGGAGATGAGCTGGTCTACAAGGCAGGAAAAGTACAGCTTGGCGTAAAAAGCCATAACGGGTTGATACAATACGGGTCTAAGGAGCGGAAAGAACGGCTGACGGTGCTGACACAACCCGATCTTTCCGGTACAGCGCTGATGGCCAATACGCATGCTATCCTCTCCTATGCCATTGAGCCGCTGCAGCTTAAGGACGGCCGCTCCCTATTCGGTAAGCCGCAGTTCTTTATCCTCTCGGAGCTTAAGGTTCCGGAGCAGGCATATGGAGATTTGCTGACGATCCGCTTCTGA
- a CDS encoding DedA family protein: MPWIMELISQYGYIAIFALLALGIIGLPVPDELLMLFVGYLTSTMVLDFSLAVLVSFIGSMTGMLISYTIGLRLGQPVVDRFGKWVGLTPKRFASVKGWFCRFGNWTIFIAYFIPGVRHVTSYISGISAMSFKKYLAVSTAGALTWSLLFVSIGYFVGARLSFT, from the coding sequence ATGCCATGGATTATGGAGCTGATCTCACAATACGGATATATCGCCATCTTTGCCCTTTTGGCACTGGGGATTATTGGCCTGCCTGTACCGGATGAGCTGCTGATGCTGTTCGTCGGTTATCTGACCTCTACGATGGTGCTGGATTTCTCACTGGCGGTTCTGGTATCCTTCATAGGCTCAATGACGGGGATGCTGATCAGCTATACGATAGGCCTGCGGCTGGGACAGCCGGTGGTGGACCGGTTCGGCAAATGGGTCGGGCTTACGCCGAAGCGCTTTGCCAGTGTCAAAGGGTGGTTCTGCCGGTTCGGGAACTGGACCATTTTCATCGCATATTTCATTCCGGGAGTCAGGCATGTGACCAGCTATATTTCAGGCATTAGTGCCATGTCATTCAAAAAATATCTGGCGGTCAGCACAGCCGGTGCACTTACCTGGTCACTGCTGTTTGTGTCGATCGGTTACTTCGTAGGCGCGAGACTGTCTTTTACTTAG
- the pssA gene encoding CDP-diacylglycerol--serine O-phosphatidyltransferase: protein MKWNFLPSMCTLGNLGLGSISLLFTIQERYELALLMILLAAVCDVLDGLLARLLHCTSEFGKQLDSLADIISFGLAPAFLTLLYRLENAAWLGPLAAIVFLICGALRLARYNLSAPSTGFTGMPITAAGVILSLIALGNDRMKPELVILLMGLLSLLMISRIPFPSLKKFVNRK from the coding sequence ATGAAATGGAACTTTCTGCCTTCAATGTGCACACTGGGGAATTTGGGCCTCGGCTCAATCTCCCTGCTGTTTACCATTCAAGAGCGTTATGAGCTTGCACTATTAATGATTTTGCTTGCCGCTGTATGCGATGTACTGGACGGCTTGCTGGCGAGGCTGCTTCATTGCACCAGCGAATTCGGCAAGCAGCTGGATTCATTAGCGGATATTATTTCCTTTGGACTGGCCCCGGCTTTTCTTACACTGCTCTACAGACTGGAGAATGCAGCGTGGCTTGGGCCGTTAGCTGCCATCGTTTTTCTGATTTGCGGCGCTCTGCGCCTGGCGAGATATAATCTGTCCGCACCTTCGACCGGTTTCACAGGGATGCCGATTACCGCGGCAGGCGTTATTTTATCCCTGATTGCGCTTGGCAATGATCGGATGAAGCCGGAATTGGTTATCCTGTTAATGGGCCTGCTGTCGCTGTTAATGATTAGCAGAATCCCCTTTCCCTCGCTCAAAAAATTCGTCAACAGGAAGTGA
- a CDS encoding HAMP domain-containing sensor histidine kinase — MRRRGITLKLFIMTVIFFVCFYGMVILGQLLFFDSFYQNQKESRVEKHLKSFGADYTSGAWGNSRTSRELVSFMLSNKTQMVIVDLSGRLKSEDPFRMKLMDESGKLQVIPLSLFMNQYGDILRAADIAEGDQVTVQGERDEEDGAADAQIYPFSIKKQGEATVGEGEMNGLATVSGTVIELVLPEQRIWNPRQGILLEALDDWFPLTAAQTEDLEQLHLLKEEWTAPWSGIRNSVIVLPVQQADGGIELLFTVTSLQDVKDSNQALRWFFLYLGIGGFILILVLSLFFSKLVTRPLIKLNDIAGRMVSLDFTGGPPIRQKDELGSLSSSMFTLSQSLDAALGELREANRQLVEEMEDKRRMEGIQQEFFASASHELKTPLSIIKGFAEGLEDGVNMGKQDHYIKVIIEEADKMELLVKDMLDLAKLESGTVKLRRSSFMLSELTEKVSDKLIHLLQAKELKVVIIPANERPLYADAARMEQVISNFLTNAIRHAEDSSTITINIESRNTALMFSIHNLGEPIPEDQQEQIWERFYRAEVSRSRQNGGNGLGLSIAKVILDMHGCRYAVKNTAGGVCFYVTFEGNPGQY, encoded by the coding sequence ATGAGAAGACGCGGGATAACCCTCAAGCTGTTTATTATGACGGTGATCTTCTTTGTCTGCTTCTACGGCATGGTAATTCTGGGCCAGCTGCTGTTCTTCGACAGCTTCTACCAGAACCAGAAGGAATCCAGAGTGGAAAAGCATCTGAAGAGCTTCGGAGCAGACTACACCAGCGGAGCCTGGGGGAACAGCCGGACTTCACGCGAGCTGGTCAGCTTCATGCTGAGCAACAAGACGCAGATGGTCATTGTGGATCTTAGCGGGCGGTTGAAGTCGGAGGATCCGTTCCGGATGAAGCTGATGGATGAAAGCGGCAAGCTTCAGGTGATTCCGTTATCCCTGTTTATGAACCAGTATGGCGATATCCTTAGAGCAGCAGATATTGCAGAAGGGGACCAGGTGACTGTTCAGGGCGAACGGGATGAAGAAGACGGGGCTGCTGATGCACAAATCTACCCGTTCTCCATTAAGAAGCAGGGAGAAGCTACCGTAGGTGAAGGCGAAATGAACGGGCTGGCTACTGTATCCGGAACGGTAATTGAGCTGGTCCTGCCGGAGCAGAGAATCTGGAATCCGCGTCAAGGCATTTTGCTTGAAGCGCTTGATGACTGGTTCCCGCTTACAGCAGCCCAGACAGAGGACTTGGAGCAGCTGCATCTGCTGAAGGAAGAGTGGACCGCACCGTGGAGCGGCATCCGTAACTCTGTCATTGTTCTGCCCGTGCAGCAGGCTGACGGGGGAATTGAACTGTTGTTCACAGTAACCTCACTGCAGGATGTGAAGGATTCGAATCAAGCGCTGCGCTGGTTCTTTTTGTACCTGGGGATCGGCGGGTTTATCCTGATTCTTGTACTGTCGCTCTTCTTCTCCAAGCTGGTCACCCGTCCGCTGATTAAGCTGAATGATATAGCGGGACGCATGGTGTCCCTGGACTTCACCGGCGGACCTCCGATCCGGCAAAAGGATGAGCTGGGCAGCCTGTCCAGCAGCATGTTCACCTTATCCCAAAGCCTGGATGCGGCGCTCGGAGAGCTGCGGGAAGCGAACCGCCAGCTTGTTGAAGAGATGGAGGACAAGCGCAGAATGGAGGGGATCCAGCAGGAGTTTTTTGCCAGCGCCTCCCATGAATTGAAGACACCGCTCAGTATTATTAAGGGCTTTGCCGAAGGGCTGGAGGACGGTGTCAACATGGGCAAGCAGGACCATTATATCAAGGTGATTATTGAAGAAGCGGACAAGATGGAGCTGCTGGTCAAAGATATGCTGGACTTGGCCAAGCTGGAATCCGGTACCGTCAAGCTGCGCAGAAGCTCATTCATGCTCAGCGAGCTGACGGAGAAGGTATCGGACAAGCTGATTCATCTGCTCCAGGCAAAAGAACTGAAGGTCGTCATTATTCCGGCGAACGAAAGGCCGCTGTATGCCGACGCCGCCCGGATGGAGCAGGTAATCAGCAACTTCCTGACCAATGCCATCCGGCATGCAGAGGACAGCAGTACGATAACCATTAATATAGAGAGCCGGAACACAGCTCTAATGTTCTCTATTCACAATCTGGGGGAGCCTATCCCCGAAGATCAGCAGGAGCAGATCTGGGAGCGGTTCTACCGGGCAGAGGTTTCACGCAGCCGCCAGAATGGCGGTAACGGGCTGGGTTTGTCCATTGCGAAGGTAATTCTGGATATGCACGGCTGCCGGTATGCAGTGAAAAACACTGCGGGCGGCGTCTGTTTCTATGTGACCTTTGAAGGCAACCCCGGCCAATATTGA
- a CDS encoding response regulator transcription factor — MKKKVLIVEDELRIRELIADYFTGDGWEVREADNGQDALIWFDALQPDLLILDIMLPKMDGFTVCREIRRRSAIPVILLTAKSADDDKIHGFELGADDYVTKPFSPKVLVARANALMKRVEGAHLPETGIIRFGSASFNPLAHRLEVEGADVELAPKEYDLLWLLIRNQGIVISRDNILSRVWGIEFAGDSRVVDSHIKKLRSKLGYESRFIRTVIGTGYMFEDAE, encoded by the coding sequence ATGAAGAAAAAGGTTCTGATCGTTGAAGATGAGCTGCGGATCCGCGAGCTGATTGCGGACTATTTCACCGGGGACGGCTGGGAAGTGCGCGAGGCGGATAACGGCCAGGATGCACTGATCTGGTTCGATGCGCTTCAGCCGGATCTGCTTATCCTGGATATTATGCTGCCGAAGATGGACGGGTTCACCGTCTGCCGGGAGATCCGCAGGAGATCGGCGATTCCGGTGATCCTCCTGACCGCCAAGTCGGCAGATGATGATAAAATACACGGGTTTGAGCTGGGTGCGGATGATTACGTTACCAAGCCCTTCAGCCCGAAGGTGCTGGTGGCCCGGGCGAATGCGCTGATGAAACGGGTAGAGGGCGCTCATCTGCCGGAGACCGGAATCATCCGGTTTGGTTCAGCGAGCTTCAACCCGCTGGCGCACCGCCTTGAAGTAGAAGGTGCAGATGTCGAGCTGGCCCCGAAGGAATATGATCTTCTGTGGCTGCTGATCCGTAATCAGGGAATTGTAATTTCCCGGGACAATATCCTCAGCCGGGTGTGGGGAATAGAATTTGCCGGAGATTCCAGGGTGGTGGACAGCCACATCAAGAAGCTGCGCAGCAAGCTGGGGTATGAATCCCGCTTCATCCGCACGGTAATCGGCACCGGATATATGTTTGAGGATGCCGAATGA
- a CDS encoding ABC transporter ATP-binding protein gives MSSHPNQAQAPGRPGGFGGGPFGRGTVPKVRAKNTAATIKRIWSYLNRQRAGLIMVYLFTVLNAVVALTGPYLLGKAIDSAIIPQDYGLLVRFCILLGGIYLLGSCVSWVQAYVMTSVSQRTVFELRRDLFAKYQELPVSFFDTRANGELMSRATNDIDNVSNSLNQSVTQLLNSLISLSGSLVIMLLLNVPLTLIALVTIPLVLLASRRITSLSRIYFKNQQKHLGELNGYIEEAISGQKVIKQYRREEAETVRFRGLSGELNKVSIKAQIVSGLVGPVMNMINNLDFALIAAAGGWMAYKELATVGVIVSMLNYAKQFSRPIAELANQYNLIQSAIAGAERVFEVMDMPSEYAGEQPQALPRLRGEVVFRDVHFGYQADSPILSGVSFTARPGEKIALVGPTGAGKTTIVNLLTRFYEISSGELLIDGQDIRSLNKNELRSQLGMVLQDAHVFSGTIRENIRFGRLEATDREVEEAARLANVSGFIARLPQGYDTLLGTEGTTLSHGQRQLLTIARAILADPAILILDEATSSVDTRTEMHIQQAMRTLMKGRTSFVIAHRLSTIQDADRILVIQGGQIAEQGSHEQLLALNGVYHELYDSQFRHAIQAG, from the coding sequence ATGTCCAGTCATCCTAATCAGGCGCAGGCACCCGGACGTCCCGGCGGCTTCGGCGGCGGTCCGTTTGGCCGCGGAACAGTGCCCAAGGTCAGGGCCAAGAATACTGCGGCCACAATTAAACGGATCTGGAGCTATTTGAACCGTCAGCGTGCAGGGCTGATCATGGTCTACCTGTTTACAGTCCTGAACGCTGTTGTTGCCCTGACCGGCCCGTACCTGCTGGGCAAGGCTATTGATTCGGCAATCATTCCCCAGGATTATGGACTGCTGGTCCGGTTCTGCATCCTGCTGGGCGGCATCTATCTGCTCGGCAGCTGTGTATCCTGGGTGCAGGCATACGTGATGACCTCCGTCTCGCAGCGGACCGTATTTGAGCTGCGGCGCGATCTCTTCGCTAAGTATCAGGAGCTGCCAGTCAGCTTCTTCGATACCCGGGCTAACGGGGAATTAATGAGCCGGGCAACCAATGATATCGACAATGTGTCGAATTCATTGAACCAAAGTGTAACCCAGCTGCTCAACAGTCTGATTTCGCTAAGCGGGTCACTGGTCATTATGCTGCTGCTGAATGTCCCGCTGACGCTTATTGCACTGGTTACTATTCCGCTCGTGCTGCTGGCCAGCCGCCGGATTACAAGCCTCAGCCGGATCTATTTCAAGAACCAGCAAAAGCATCTCGGAGAGCTGAACGGCTATATTGAAGAAGCGATCAGCGGACAGAAGGTCATTAAGCAATACCGCCGGGAAGAGGCGGAAACCGTCCGCTTCCGCGGGCTTAGCGGAGAGCTGAACAAAGTCAGCATCAAAGCGCAGATCGTCTCCGGACTGGTAGGCCCGGTGATGAACATGATCAACAATTTGGACTTCGCGCTGATTGCGGCGGCCGGCGGATGGATGGCCTATAAGGAGCTGGCCACCGTCGGGGTTATCGTCAGTATGCTGAATTATGCCAAGCAGTTCAGCCGTCCGATCGCCGAGCTTGCGAACCAGTATAATCTGATCCAATCGGCCATTGCCGGTGCAGAGCGGGTGTTCGAAGTGATGGATATGCCTTCGGAGTATGCGGGTGAGCAGCCTCAGGCGCTGCCGCGGCTTCGCGGGGAGGTTGTTTTCCGCGATGTACATTTCGGGTACCAGGCCGATTCGCCTATCTTAAGCGGCGTCAGCTTCACGGCCCGGCCGGGCGAGAAGATCGCGCTCGTCGGGCCGACCGGAGCAGGGAAGACGACGATCGTCAACCTGCTGACCCGCTTCTATGAGATCAGCAGCGGGGAGCTGCTGATTGACGGGCAGGACATCCGCAGCCTGAACAAGAATGAGCTGCGCAGCCAGCTCGGCATGGTACTGCAGGATGCCCACGTCTTCTCGGGAACGATCCGCGAGAACATCCGGTTCGGCCGGCTGGAGGCTACGGACCGTGAGGTAGAGGAGGCCGCTAGGCTGGCTAACGTCAGCGGCTTCATCGCTAGGCTTCCTCAGGGTTATGATACGCTGCTAGGCACAGAGGGGACGACCTTAAGCCACGGGCAGCGCCAGCTGCTGACCATTGCCCGGGCGATCCTGGCTGATCCGGCGATCCTGATTCTGGATGAAGCGACGAGCAGCGTGGATACGCGGACTGAGATGCATATCCAGCAGGCCATGCGTACCTTGATGAAGGGCCGGACCAGCTTCGTAATCGCCCACAGGCTCAGCACGATTCAGGATGCGGACCGGATTCTGGTGATCCAGGGCGGGCAGATCGCTGAGCAGGGCAGCCATGAACAGCTGCTTGCCTTGAACGGGGTATACCATGAGCTGTACGACAGCCAGTTCAGGCATGCGATCCAAGCAGGGTAA
- a CDS encoding ABC transporter ATP-binding protein, which yields MKPYLLWCVLAPLLMIIEVIMDLLQPALMASIVDKGLMMNDLPHILSTGGIMLGVAVVGMVGGVGCTVFSSIASQNFGNDLRIKLFEHIQTFSSRNLDRLKTGSLITRLTNDVVQLQTFMQMILRTFVRSPLLLIGSLVMAIRISPSLALILLAAVPLLFILLYVLIRLSFPLFARMQEKLDSVSNVLQENLSGIRVIKAFVRTKHEQKRFNTANTEYTDTGIRAIRLMALNMPLMMLILNASIVSVLWFGGMQNWSGKLPVGELIAFINYVTQLLMSMMMLSNMLTFVSRAKVSGDRVNEVFATTSEITEAPSADNEGITRGAIEFNNVAFAYNSADANLVLEEVSFAASPGETIAILGATGSGKTTLVSLIPRFYEVLSGSVTIDGTDIREIGLDHLRSRIGFVMQQSLLFSGSIRDNIRYGRPDATDAEVEQAAISAEAHSFISTLPGGYDTLLGQRGVNLSGGQKQRLSIARALLIKPAILIMDDSTSALDAVTESRIRQLLKTQLRGCTVVMIAQRVSSIIDADRILILENGRIAAQGTHSELMAGSEIYRDIRQSQLKEEEVPYVQSS from the coding sequence ATGAAACCCTATTTACTATGGTGTGTGCTTGCCCCGCTGCTGATGATCATAGAAGTCATAATGGACCTGCTGCAGCCGGCCTTAATGGCCAGCATTGTAGATAAAGGCCTGATGATGAATGACTTGCCGCATATCCTCTCGACCGGGGGAATAATGCTGGGTGTAGCCGTGGTGGGGATGGTTGGCGGTGTGGGGTGTACAGTTTTTTCAAGTATTGCTTCACAGAATTTCGGTAATGATCTGCGGATTAAGCTGTTTGAGCATATTCAGACCTTCTCAAGCCGCAATCTTGACCGGCTGAAGACCGGCTCACTGATTACGCGGTTAACGAACGATGTAGTGCAGCTGCAGACTTTTATGCAAATGATTCTGCGGACCTTTGTCCGTTCGCCGCTGCTCTTAATCGGCAGTCTGGTCATGGCTATCCGCATCAGCCCGTCGCTGGCTCTGATTCTGCTGGCTGCGGTGCCGCTGCTGTTCATTCTGTTGTATGTTCTGATCCGGCTGTCGTTTCCGCTGTTTGCCCGGATGCAGGAGAAGCTGGATAGCGTGAGTAATGTGCTGCAGGAGAATCTGAGCGGAATCCGGGTAATCAAAGCTTTTGTCCGTACGAAGCATGAGCAGAAGCGGTTTAATACCGCAAACACAGAGTATACGGATACCGGGATCCGGGCGATCCGCCTGATGGCACTGAATATGCCGCTGATGATGCTTATCCTGAATGCAAGCATTGTTTCGGTGCTGTGGTTCGGAGGAATGCAGAACTGGAGCGGGAAGCTTCCGGTCGGTGAGCTGATCGCGTTCATCAACTATGTTACCCAGCTGCTGATGTCAATGATGATGCTGAGCAATATGCTTACCTTCGTATCACGGGCTAAAGTCTCAGGTGACCGGGTGAATGAAGTATTCGCCACCACAAGCGAGATTACTGAAGCTCCTTCAGCAGACAATGAAGGGATTACCCGCGGAGCGATTGAGTTTAATAATGTTGCCTTCGCGTACAATTCTGCGGATGCTAATCTGGTGCTGGAAGAGGTCAGCTTTGCGGCCAGCCCGGGTGAGACCATTGCTATTCTGGGGGCAACCGGTTCCGGAAAAACAACGCTAGTCAGCCTAATCCCCCGGTTCTACGAGGTGCTGTCCGGTTCGGTTACCATCGACGGTACGGATATCCGGGAGATTGGCCTTGATCATCTGCGCAGCCGGATCGGCTTCGTAATGCAGCAGTCGCTGCTGTTCAGCGGCAGCATCCGGGACAATATCCGGTACGGACGCCCGGATGCTACCGATGCGGAAGTGGAGCAGGCCGCGATATCCGCCGAGGCGCATAGCTTCATCAGCACACTTCCAGGCGGGTACGACACCTTGCTCGGGCAGCGCGGTGTCAACCTGTCCGGCGGGCAGAAGCAGCGCTTGTCCATAGCCCGCGCGCTGCTGATCAAGCCGGCCATCCTGATTATGGATGACAGCACCAGCGCGCTGGATGCCGTTACCGAGTCCCGGATCCGGCAGCTGCTGAAGACGCAGCTGCGGGGCTGCACGGTCGTAATGATCGCCCAGCGTGTCTCCTCCATTATTGATGCAGACCGGATTCTGATCCTGGAGAACGGCCGGATTGCAGCCCAGGGCACCCATTCTGAGCTAATGGCAGGCAGTGAAATTTACCGTGATATCCGCCAGTCACAGCTGAAGGAAGAGGAGGTGCCGTATGTCCAGTCATCCTAA
- a CDS encoding nitroreductase family protein encodes MTIINAIETRRTIKAFKPDPVSEADLHKWLTAASYAPNHRMTEPWELLSIGPVTRAALQHKTDFGGAPVVIGVLSKPAPTPFERDEHVMAVSCYIQNLMLAAHAAGAGVFWSSMGASARNRELLGVPQDYDVIAVLGIGYPADGPAIKERTPIAGKMTYLP; translated from the coding sequence ATGACGATCATTAATGCAATAGAGACACGCAGAACAATTAAGGCATTCAAGCCTGATCCGGTCAGCGAAGCTGATCTGCACAAGTGGCTTACAGCCGCAAGCTATGCTCCGAATCACCGGATGACAGAGCCATGGGAGCTGCTCTCCATCGGACCGGTTACCCGGGCGGCGCTGCAGCATAAGACTGATTTCGGAGGAGCCCCGGTAGTGATTGGGGTGTTATCCAAACCTGCGCCGACCCCGTTTGAACGTGATGAGCATGTGATGGCGGTCTCCTGTTATATCCAGAATCTGATGCTCGCTGCCCATGCAGCCGGCGCCGGTGTATTCTGGTCTTCGATGGGCGCGTCTGCCCGCAACCGTGAGCTGCTTGGCGTGCCGCAGGATTATGATGTGATTGCCGTGCTCGGGATCGGGTATCCGGCGGATGGTCCTGCCATCAAGGAGAGAACACCGATTGCTGGCAAAATGACTTACCTGCCTTAG